A single Bacteroidota bacterium DNA region contains:
- a CDS encoding 3-hydroxyacyl-CoA dehydrogenase family protein produces the protein MATKVEAIEKYGLNKEAKPKALFEKIGIIGCGMVGREIAIMVSRHGIEVVFIEISEGMIEYAYRKLDEELDEMIGHWGMTAGEKRAILTRIHGSIYCKDLEGCGIVIEAIKSKTREDSVEKRKEIFKRIEQNVSPETIIATNSTTLVITELSSELEHKERCISLHFSTVAPDTHLVEVVKGLNTSEEVYANAKKFLKLIDRIGVPVEESPGLISVRIFIPLINEACEVLMEGIAKLEDIDYTMRMALGQRLGPFEIADKIGLDKVVRWMNNLYNEFGDIRYKPSPVLKRLVRGNRLGRKTLIGFYKYDEHGNKIS, from the coding sequence ATGGCAACAAAAGTTGAAGCAATTGAAAAATATGGTTTAAACAAAGAAGCTAAACCAAAGGCTCTATTCGAGAAAATTGGAATTATTGGCTGTGGAATGGTCGGACGCGAAATAGCAATTATGGTTAGTAGGCACGGAATTGAAGTAGTTTTTATAGAAATTTCGGAAGGAATGATAGAATATGCCTACAGAAAACTTGATGAAGAGCTTGACGAAATGATTGGACATTGGGGAATGACTGCCGGCGAAAAACGTGCAATACTAACAAGAATACACGGAAGCATATATTGTAAAGACCTTGAAGGTTGCGGGATAGTTATAGAAGCAATAAAATCAAAAACCAGAGAAGATAGCGTAGAAAAACGAAAAGAAATATTCAAAAGAATCGAACAAAATGTAAGTCCTGAAACAATTATAGCAACAAACTCTACCACACTTGTAATAACTGAACTATCATCAGAGCTTGAGCATAAAGAAAGATGTATAAGTTTGCACTTTTCAACTGTTGCCCCTGATACTCATTTAGTTGAAGTAGTCAAAGGTTTAAATACTTCAGAAGAAGTTTATGCAAATGCCAAAAAGTTTTTGAAGCTAATCGACAGAATTGGTGTTCCTGTGGAAGAATCACCCGGCTTGATAAGCGTTAGGATTTTTATTCCTCTAATAAATGAGGCTTGTGAAGTTTTAATGGAAGGAATTGCGAAACTTGAAGACATTGATTATACAATGAGAATGGCTCTTGGACAACGACTTGGACCTTTCGAAATTGCAGATAAGATTGGTTTGGATAAAGTTGTTCGCTGGATGAATAATTTATACAACGAATTTGGCGATATTAGATATAAACCTTCTCCGGTATTAAAAAGATTGGTTAGAGGAAACCGTCTCGGAAGAAAAACATTGATTGGTTTTTATAAATATGATGAACACGGAAATAAAATTTCTTAA
- the pta gene encoding phosphate acetyltransferase: MELLELIKNNAKKANKKIVLPESTEERTIKAADILLKNEIAQIILIGDKQNIFETAKKYDLKNIEKAQIVNPLSNPKKEEYANLMVEIRKNKGLTKNEALKLLENPLYLATVMIKNGDADGEVAGAENATGDVLRPAFQYVKTLPGMSIVSGAFIMILKDKSLGDNGMFVFADCAVHPNPNAKELAEIAVATAKTTKAIANLEPRVAMLSFSTKGSAKHELVDKVVEATKIAQEMAPEFKIDGEIQADAAIIESIGKKKAPDSEIAGRANVLVFPSLETGNIAYKLVQRLADAEAVGPILQGMAAPINDLSRGCSIDDIVNLVAITANQAAGL, translated from the coding sequence ATGGAATTATTAGAATTAATTAAGAATAATGCAAAAAAGGCAAACAAAAAAATAGTTTTGCCAGAAAGTACGGAAGAACGAACCATTAAAGCTGCTGATATTTTATTAAAAAACGAAATTGCACAAATAATTCTAATTGGAGATAAACAAAATATTTTTGAAACAGCGAAAAAATATGATCTAAAAAATATTGAAAAAGCGCAAATAGTTAACCCACTCTCAAATCCTAAAAAAGAAGAATACGCCAACTTAATGGTAGAAATCAGGAAAAACAAAGGGCTTACGAAAAACGAAGCTCTGAAATTACTGGAAAATCCATTGTATCTGGCAACTGTGATGATAAAAAATGGCGATGCAGACGGTGAAGTTGCCGGTGCAGAAAATGCCACTGGCGATGTTCTCAGGCCTGCTTTCCAATATGTAAAAACTTTGCCTGGAATGAGCATTGTTTCAGGTGCATTTATTATGATTTTGAAAGACAAAAGCTTAGGCGATAATGGAATGTTTGTATTTGCCGATTGTGCAGTGCATCCAAATCCTAACGCCAAAGAACTTGCCGAAATAGCTGTAGCTACAGCAAAAACTACTAAAGCAATTGCCAATTTAGAACCACGAGTAGCTATGTTGAGTTTTTCTACAAAAGGAAGTGCAAAACACGAGTTAGTAGATAAAGTTGTGGAAGCCACAAAAATAGCACAAGAAATGGCACCTGAGTTTAAGATTGATGGCGAAATTCAAGCAGACGCTGCGATTATAGAATCAATTGGCAAGAAGAAGGCTCCCGATAGCGAAATTGCAGGAAGAGCAAACGTACTGGTTTTTCCTTCTCTGGAAACAGGAAATATTGCATACAAATTAGTTCAACGACTGGCTGATGCAGAAGCTGTTGGGCCTATTTTACAAGGAATGGCAGCACCTATCAACGATTTATCACGAGGCTGCTCAATTGACGATATTGTAAATCTTGTTGCAATTACTGCAAATCAGGCAGCAGGTTTATAA
- a CDS encoding methyltransferase: protein MPKNYFKFKQFIINQENSSMKVGTDGVLLGAWTKTNNAKNILDIGTGTALIALMLAQKSDAEIVAIEIDKNSYLQSLSNINESRWANRISAKHISLQNFVAQTQRKFDLIVCNPPYFENSLKSPISERNIARHNQNLSTEELLNGVSKLLTENGRFCVVFPFIQANNLIMKAQEFELFCNEKLHVKPRYNIETKRVLMEFSRKKSKINENFIVIENDKRHDYTLDYKNLTKDYYLKF, encoded by the coding sequence ATGCCAAAAAACTATTTCAAATTCAAACAGTTTATAATAAATCAAGAAAATAGCTCAATGAAAGTTGGTACAGATGGAGTTTTACTCGGTGCATGGACAAAAACAAATAATGCAAAAAACATCTTAGACATTGGCACTGGCACAGCATTAATTGCATTGATGCTGGCACAAAAGTCTGATGCCGAAATAGTTGCAATCGAAATCGACAAAAATTCATATTTGCAATCTTTATCAAATATCAATGAAAGTCGTTGGGCTAATAGGATTTCTGCAAAACATATTTCACTTCAAAATTTTGTAGCACAAACACAAAGAAAATTCGATTTGATTGTTTGTAATCCTCCATATTTTGAAAATTCTCTTAAATCGCCAATTTCAGAAAGAAATATTGCAAGACATAACCAAAATTTAAGCACGGAAGAATTGTTAAACGGAGTGTCAAAACTGCTTACAGAGAATGGAAGGTTCTGTGTCGTTTTCCCTTTTATTCAAGCTAATAATTTAATAATGAAAGCTCAAGAATTTGAACTTTTTTGTAACGAAAAATTACATGTTAAGCCTCGATACAATATTGAGACAAAAAGAGTATTAATGGAATTCAGCAGAAAAAAATCCAAAATCAACGAAAATTTCATAGTTATAGAAAATGACAAACGACACGATTATACTCTCGATTATAAAAATTTAACTAAAGATTATTATTTGAAATTTTGA
- a CDS encoding exodeoxyribonuclease VII small subunit: MAKRKILYKDAISEMEIIIEKIENNELDVDELAENIQRVSFLIETCKAKLYTTETEVEKILKKMSE; encoded by the coding sequence ATGGCAAAAAGGAAAATTTTGTATAAAGATGCGATTTCTGAAATGGAAATCATTATTGAAAAAATTGAAAACAATGAACTTGATGTTGACGAATTAGCTGAAAATATTCAAAGAGTTTCGTTTCTGATTGAAACTTGCAAAGCTAAATTATATACCACTGAGACTGAAGTAGAAAAAATTTTAAAAAAGATGAGCGAATAA